A genomic segment from Ptychodera flava strain L36383 chromosome 8, AS_Pfla_20210202, whole genome shotgun sequence encodes:
- the LOC139138057 gene encoding tripartite motif-containing protein 2-like — translation MTTVTCSETDMASRRGKKEVVAKIIRCKGRGTSKFLYPLNVTVNKRGELIISDAGNKRIKVMDKNGKPKPGIKLNFKPLDVAMSAEGKYLIIDGSGKKIAVHKENGDFERYLSDENVKNPYPWRIATSPADGSVYVAHWDGIVAKGTDKENHCIRKYNSNLEYVKSFGSYGIDDGQFEGPNYLHVSSDGVVYVSDWGNHRIQAFNEDGEFMFAFGSFGEGDGQFSFPEGLVTDTEGNLYACSRKKNFVQKFDHKGKFVSRIANSKDVGLKRATGLLVTEDMKVAVADLGDYSIKVFEY, via the coding sequence ATGACGACAGTGACTTGCTCCGAAACAGATATGGCATCACGTCGTGGAAAGAAGGAAGTTGTGGCGAAAATCATAAGGTGTAAAGGACGAGGAACTAGCAAATTCCTTTATCCCCTGAACGTCACGGTTAATAAGCGCGGTGAATTAATCATATCTGATGCCGGTAACAAAAGAATCAAAGTAATGGATAAAAATGGAAAACCAAAACCAGGAATCAAATTGAATTTCAAACCCCTTGATGTTGCAATGTCGGCGGAGGGTAAATACTTAATCATCGATGGGAGTGGCAAGAAAATCGCCGTTCATAAGGAGAatggtgattttgaaagataccTCAGCGACGAGAATGTCAAGAATCCATACCCTTGGCGCATCGCTACTAGTCCCGCTGATGGAAGTGTGTATGTCGCCCACTGGGATGGAATTGTCGCTAAAGGTACGGACAAGGAAAACCACTGCATCAGGAAGTACAACAGTAATTTGGAATATGTTAAATCATTTGGCAGTTATGGAATAGACGATGGTCAGTTCGAAGGGCCAAATTACTTGCATGTGAGCTCTGACGGGGTAGTATATGTATCCGACTGGGGCAACCACCGTATCCAAGCCTTTAATGAAGACGGTGAGTTTATGTTTGCATTTGGTAGTTTTGGTGAAGGCGATGGTCAGTTCTCCTTTCCAGAAGGGCTAGTGACCGACACAGAGGGGAATCTGTATGCCTGTAGTAGAAAGAAAAATTTCGTTCAGAAATTTGATCATAAAGGCAAATTTGTATCGCGTATCGCAAACAGCAAAGATGTCGGTCTAAAACGAGCGACCGGGTTACTTGTGACAGAAGATATGAAAGTGGCTGTGGCAGATTTGGGAGATTACTCGATCAAAGTCTTTGAATATTGA